In Capsicum annuum cultivar UCD-10X-F1 chromosome 11, UCD10Xv1.1, whole genome shotgun sequence, one genomic interval encodes:
- the LOC107848474 gene encoding 1-Cys peroxiredoxin: MPGLTIGDDLPNLEVETTNGKMKLHDYVGDSYTILFSHPGDFTPVCTTELGMMAAYANKFAELGVKLLGLSCDDVHSHKEWIKDIEAYNKGHKVTYPIIADSKRELIKQLNMVDPEETDSSGHKLPSRALHIVGPDKKIRLSFLYPATTGRNMDEVVRVVDSLQKAAKHKIATPANWKPGEPVVISPNVSTEQAKEMFPQGFDTANLPSGKSYLRFTNV; the protein is encoded by the exons ATGCCAGGCCTTACCATTGGAGATGACCTTCCTAATCTCGAAGTAGAAACTACCAATGGAAAGATGAAACTCCATGACTATGTTGGTGATAGCTACACCATTCTCTTTTCTCATCCAG GCGATTTCACGCCAGTATGCACCACGGAGCTTGGTATGATGGCAGCTTATGCTAACAAATTTGCTGAACTAGGAGTCAAGCTTCTGGGACTTTCTTGTGATGATGTTCACTCTCACAAGGAGTGGATCAAGGATATTGAAGCTTACAAC AAAGGACACAAGGTTACATACCCAATCATTGCTGATTCGAAGAGAGAATTGATTAAGCAACTGAACATGGTGGATCCTGAGGAGACCGACTCCTCTGGCCATAAACTTCCTTCTCGTGCTCTTCACATAGTTGGCCCTGACAAGAAG atAAGGCTGAGTTTTCTGTACCCAGCAACCACTGGAAGGAACATGGACGAAGTGGTGAGGGTGGTGGACTCATTGCAGAAAGCGGCCAAACACAAAATTGCAACCCCAGCAAACTGGAAACCGGGAGAGCCGGTGGTGATCTCACCCAATGTCTCCACTGAACAAGCTAAAGAGATGTTTCCGCAGGGCTTTGACACTGCCAATCTTCCATCTGGCAAGAGTTACCTGCGCTTCACCAACgtctaa
- the LOC107848649 gene encoding shugoshin-1: protein MKGDRMAKRSSFGSIVRKRLSDITNSLPQTQQKTPIDVDKVSPDVVSMKEYINHLAKENVALVKIVQEKNKIIELSGLELQKMRIHLQKMQLQNWNLAQSNSQMLAELNLNREKMKSLQHELVCKEVLLKSRNLEEEQEQQKNQSTNDLLDEEFMDIDSQLNKHSKPRNGNRRQRATRTQSMGHSTTSQQAAEKEAAENKRRCLRRKSTNSKVQQPEPAAEDLFELEGLAVPFNSPVTVHTDNLIPSSFSGVEEVNHDKENVVPLSRRSSIGRPSRKAAEKVQSYKEIPVNIKMRRVA, encoded by the exons ATGAAAGGGGATAGAATGGCAAAAAGATCATCTTTTGGAAGCATTGTGAGGAAGAGGCTATCAGATATAACAAATTCTCTTCCACAAACACAACAAAAAACGCCTATTGATGTCGATAAGGTTTCGCCTGATGTTGTATCAATGAAGGAGTACATTAATCATCTTGCCAAA GAAAATGTTGCATTGGTGAAGATTGTTCAAGAAAAGAA CAAGATTATAGAGTTGAGTGGACTTGAGCTTCAAAAAATGAGGATTCATCTTCAAAAAATGCAGCTACAAAACTGGAATCTTGCTCAATCGAATAGTCAAATGTTGGCG GAACTCAATTTAAACAGAgaaaag ATGAAGTCGCTACAACACGAGCTGGTTTGCAAAGAGGTATTACTTAAATCGCGGAATTTGGAAGAG gaacaagaacaacaaaagaaCCAGTCGACGAATGACTTGCTG GATGAAGAGTTTATGGATATCGACTCTCAGTTGAACAAACATAGCAAGCCTAGAAATGGTAACAGACGCCAGCGTGCTACAAGAACTCAAT CTATGGGCCATTCGACAACCTCTCAACAAGCTGCAGAAAAAGAAGCAGCAGAAAACAAAAG GCGATGTTTGAGAAGAAAGTCTACTAATTCCAAAGTACAACAGCCAGAACCAGCAGCAGAGGACTTGTTTGAATTAGAAGGCCTTGCTGTACCCTTTAACAGTCCGGTTACGGTTCACACAGACAATCTTATTCCATCGTCTTTCTCTGGCGTTGAAGAAGTGAACCATGACAAGGAAAATGTAGTGCCACTTTCGCGAAGGAGTTCTATTGGAAGACCATCGCGTAAAGCAGCCGAAAAGGTTCAGTCCtacaaagagattccagttaacATCAAAATGAGAAGAGTTGCATGA